The DNA sequence ATGGGATATGTGATCGACCGCTATGAGGCCCGCATCGGAAGCGGCCAGCTGACGCCGGACCCGGTCCAGGCCGAGGCCGCTTCGGCGCTGGACGATCTGGCTCACCGGCTGGCCAATCGCAAGACGGGCGGCTGGTTCTCGAAAGCCGAGACCGTGACCGGCCTCTACATGTGGGGCGGCGTCGGTCGGGGCAAATCCATGCTGATGGACCTGTTCTTCGAACATGCGCCGGTCGCGGCGCGCAGACGGGTGCACTTTCATGAATTCATGGCCGAAGTGCATGATCGGCTGGATGCATGGCGCCGGCTGACCCCGGACGAGCGCAAGCGGTCCGAATGGCGCGTCAAGGGTGCCGGCGACGACCCGATCGCGCCAGTGGCGAAACAGATCGCGTCCGAGGCGAACCTGCTCTGTTTCGACGAATTCCAGGTGACCCAGATTGCCGATGCGATGGTTCTGGCCCGCCTGTTCGATGCCTTGTTCGAGCGCGCCGTGACGGTGGTGGCCACATCGAACCGTCATCCTGACGACCTCTACAAGGACGGCATCAACCGCCCCCTCTTCCTGCCTTTCATCGATCATCTCAAGACCCATTGCCGGATCCTGGAACTGGCGTCGGACCGGGACTATCGCCTGGACCGCCTGATCGAGGCGCCGGTCTGGTATGCGCCGCTGGGGCCGGAGGCCGAGACAGCGCTGGAGGCGGCCTGGGACCGGCTGACCCTCGGCGCGGAACCGCAGCATTGCGTGCTGACCGTGAAGGGCCGGAAACTGGACGTGCCGCGCGAAGCCGCTGGTGTCGCCTGGTTCAGTTTCGAGGAATTGTGCGCCCGGCCGCTCGGCTCGCGTGACTATCTGGCGATCGCGGCCAATTTCAACACGGTCATCCTGTCCGGCATTCCGAAACTGGGCCCGGAAAACCGCAATGAGGCCGCCCGGTTCGTGGCGCTGATCGATGCATTCTACGAAGCGCGGATCAAGCTGGTTGCAAGCGCGGCAGCCGAGCCGGAACATCTCTATCCGGAAGGCGATGGCAGTTTCGAATTCGAACGCACCGCCAGCCGCCTGCATGAAATGCGCTCTACGGACTATCTGGCCGAAGCGCGCGTCGAGATCGATGTGGACGCGCCGCGCGACTAGCCGGCTGCTGCACATGCGACGCCTGTGAGGGCGCTTCGGGGACAGTCTGTATTTTCATCAGGGCTGCGCGGGTCAGGTGTCCGGCAGAGGCAGCGCGCGCGCCGCGATCCGGCGCGGGCGGCGTGGCTTGGGGGCAATGGCGAGCGGCGCGCTGTCCCGCTGTTCGCCGGGATGCACCGGGCAGGTGCCCGTGAGCGCCCGTTGCCAGGCTTTTGAAGGGGTGAAGCTGAAGGGATCGGGCGTCAGGTCTTCCGCGCGCCGTCCGATGCGGACCAGACGGACCTGGCCCTGCACGTCGATCGAGACCTGGAACGGGATGCGCCGACCATACCGCGTGCGCACATGAAAACGCAGTGCCACGACCTGCAGCCAGATCCAGAACCGGACGGGTTCGAGATGCGGCGGCAGGTCAAAAGTGAGCGGGGCAAACAGCCGGTCCATGCGCGCCAGTATACGCCAGGCCGCAAGGGGGTTGGACAAGAAACCTGCCCTGCCCCGTCACCGCAATGGATCTGGCCGGGGAAGGTGTGGGACAGAAGCGGTCAGGAAGCCTGCGTGATCATCGAGGGGGATGTCATTTCCCGGCACAGCACGGCGCGGCCAATCAGGTATCCCTGCACCAGGTCGCAATTGCGCCGGGCGAGCTGTTCCAGCTGCGAACTGGTCTCGACGCCTTCCGCGCAACTGACCAGATTCATCTCCCGGCACATTTTGAGACTGCCGGTCAGGACTTTCGGCAGAATGCCGGAATCGCTCTTGCCCAGAAGACTCTTGTCGAGCTTGACCTTTTTGAAGGGCAGTTCCTCAAGCAGGGACAGGGACGAATATCCCGTTCCGAAATCATCCAGTGCCAGAGACACGCCGGTCTCAACGATCCGGTTGAGGATCTGCTTGCTCGTGTCGATGTTCCGGAAGAGCACATTTTCGGTGATTTCCAGTTCAATTCGTTCCGGCTGAATGCCATGGCGTCTCAGCGCGTTCAAAAACTGGTCAGCAAATTCCAGCGAGGTCAGCTGGGATGGCGACACGTTGAAGGACAGGAAGCTGTTGCCGTCCGGCATCCATCGCAGCGCCTGATTGAGCATGGACCAGAAGAAGCTGTCGATCAGGCCGAGGCGTTCGACCGCCGGCATGAATTGCTGGGGCGTCGGCTGCCGGCGGAGCCCGCTTTGCGGCCAACGGGCGAGAACTTCATAGCCGGCAATGGAATGTGTCCGCAGGTCCAGAATGGGCTGAACGGCCGGCTGGAACCGGTTGTCACGGACGGCGCCGATGATCGTCCTGTCGAATTCCTCGGCGTCCATGTCGGACAGGTCCTCACGGCGGTCGAATGCCGCGATGCCGCCGCTCGCCGATTTGACCCGCATCATCGCCTTGTCGGCCGCGTGCATGAGATTTACTTCGTCGGCGGCATCCTCCGGATAGGCGGCAAGGCCGATCGAGGCCCCGACTGCAACCAGGCCGAGATCGGTATCGACCGGCGACACGATGGCGCTCTGTGCCCGGGCAGCAATCTCCAGTGCCGGATCGCCCGTATCCGGAACAAGAAAGGCGAACTCGTCCCCACCAAGACGGCAGGCAAAAATACCCCCTTCCAGCACGCTCAATCTTTGCGCCAACACCTTCAGGACATGATCCCCGACAGCATGACCATAACGGTCGTTCAACGGCTTGAACCGATCCAGGTCGATCAGGGCGCAGGTGAATGGCCGCCCCTGCCCGATCAAGCCTTTCATTTCCCGGATGAAGGCCCGCCGGTTCAGGATGCGGGTCAGCGGATCGGTATCGGCCAGCTGGCGAATTTTCCGCTCGGCCCGTTCCCGTTCCTGAATTTCGCCCTGAAGATCCGCAAGCATGTTCGCATGGATTTCCGTCAGCGCGTGAAACACGCCGAGCGCATTGAGACAGCCGGCATAGACACCGTCTTCGTGCACCAGGATGACGCCATTGGTGAGCAATTCCGATTTGTCCCGGATGTTGCCGAACACGCTGGCCGCGTCCTCATTCATTTCCAGAACGAGCGGATTGTAATCCAGCACGCCGCGCAATCCCTTCTTCTGATTGAGGGCGTAGCCATAGGGATTCGAGATCAGCCGCTGGAAGGCCTGAAGCGAGACAAAGGCAACGGGACGCCCCCACCGGTCAACGACCGGGCACAGGGTGGCCTCCGGATTGTTGACGAAAAATGCCGAGAGCGCATCGAAACTGTCATCTACCGACAGCGGCGGAAAATGCATCCAGGACGTGGAGCGAAACTTCATGACAAACCCATCTGCCCCACCCAAGGCAATCTGAGCGTTTCGCTATCAGTACATTCTGAAAACTTGGTAACCAGTAATGGCCATTACAGGACGTAAAGCCCGAAAAAACATGAAGTTATTGTGACACTCGACCTGTCCCAATGATGAGACGCACAGTCAACAAGGGCTCATCAGGAGCGGGGCACACCCACAATCGCGCCGGCCAGATGGTCTGCGGACACGTCCGCATCCGGCTTCGCGATCACGCTGAAGGAGGCATCGGTTTCCAGCACCACAGCCTCGGCATCCGAGACCTGTGTGATCCCCTGTTCGCGCAGGGCCGAGCGGACCTCCGACCGGGTAAGCCGTTCGGCCAGGATCGCATCATCGAGATACTCGCCCCTGAAGACCAGAAGACGCGGACTGGACTTCACCGCCTGTTCGGCCCGCTCGCTGCGCGCCATCAGCCAGGTCAGCGCCCACTGGATGGCGAGCAGGATGCCGATGGCAAACAGGGCTTCGAGCGCGGTGACGGAGTTCGACGTGATCCCGGCGCCCGCAATCGAGCCGAGCGCCACCGTCACCACCCAGTCGAAATTGTTCATCTGGGAGGTCGAGCGCTTTCCAGCCAGGCGGATGAAGGCGATGATTGTCAGATAGATGACGGGTGCGGCGAGCCCGATGCGGACATAATCCTTCCAGCCATCATGGAATATTGCCGAAATATCCATCAGGCCGGCTCCGGCGCGATGTCGTAGTCGATGGGCTTGTAGGCGAAATTGTTCGACTCGCCGGCCGAGCAACTGGTCATGCCGATCAGCAGGTCCATGCAGGCCTCGAAGGTGATGGACTGCCCCGCCTTGCTGAGCGGAGGCAGGACCTGGATCTCGCCGGTCTCGGGATCGGAGGCGACATGCATGAAGATGTTGAACGCGATCGGGATGTCATCCGGCCCGATTCCGTATTCTGACAGGGCCGCCTCGAGGTTTTCCTGGCAGCCCCCTTCCGGATCGGCCTGATCGTACAGTTTGCGGAACGTGTCCTTCGAACAGGGCGTCAGCGTGAAATCATGCCGGCCGACCTCGTCCGAGATGATCTTCAGCATGTCGCGGCTGCGATTGGAGTAGAGAATGTCCCCCGTGGAGAGAAACATGCGTCCGGCATAGTCGAGTGAACGGCCGGACGAGATCACTTCCTTCCGGTCGTCGAGATTGTAGGCAACCATGTCGCTGACCTGTTCGCCTTCGGGGTCGGTCACGGTCAGGCGCTGGCCCTTGCGGAGAATAAAGGCCGTGCCGGATTTCGGGGGGATGCGATGGGTCATTTGATCGGTTCCTGTGGGGTGAACGGACATTTCCAGTCCGGGCCGACCTCGCGGCCGGAATATTGGGCGGCCTCCGATCCGGCACCGAAATCGGCGAGCATCGGATTGACGGACCCGGCCAGCGCCTTGTCCCGCTCACGGATGATCTGCTTCATCTTGTCGAACCGGCCGTCGGCACGCAGGCGTTCGAACTGTTCGTGGGAATTGAAGACAAGCGCCGGATAGCGGAAGCGGCGGGCCGGTCGGGATGCATTCGGGTGAAGGCCGATGACGAAGAAAGCCTCGCCCAGAAGCCCCATGGAGAAATGGGCCGACTGCGGATCGCGCGCAGCATTCTCGGCCCATCCCCTGCCCTCGACGACATCGAGATTGTGCAGCGACTGGAGCCGGTTCCACAGGGCACGTTCGAACGCGGTTTCGGTAAGGCCGTCCGGGCCGGAGAAGATCGCCACGAAGGATTGCACGACCGGCGAGTCGAATTCGAGCTGGTCGATGAAGCCTTCCAGCGCCTGGCGCAACTTGATGTCTCCGGCGGCGGAATCGATGTCGCCGAATTCCGCAATCACCAATTGGTCCCGGACCATGGCCGACTTCGCCCCGATGCAGGGAAAGGAGTCGGATTTCACGAAGGCGCGGAACGCCTCTGTGGGGGTCTGGGTCGCGGGGGGCCTTTGTCGTGTGATCGTTTCCATGGGGGCGAGGTCCTGAACTGTTATCGCCCAACCAACCTCGCGACGGGCCAACAGGTTCCCCAATTTCAGGTGGAAGACAGCAGAGCCGGCTCAAGCGCCGGAAATGGCAGGATTACCGGCCTCTCATGACGCGGATTTCATGTGCAGGGAGGCTTCAAATGCGGGGGCCGACTCCTTATTTATGTTAATCCGCGATGACAATCATGCGGACAGTACGGGGCGACGCCGCCGCAAAGCGGGGCTAGACGTCTTTCAACATCTGAAGGCTGGAACGATCGCCGCATCGCGGGGTTGGTCAGCAAAGGAGGAGACAGATCATGGCGAACAAGATCAGCGCCAGCACGAGCATGACTCTCAGCCCGGAACAGGGTCTGAGCCGCTATCTGACGGAAATCCGCAAATTTCCGATGCTCGAGAAGAATGAGGAATTCATGCTCGCCCGCCGCTGGCGCGAGCAGGAAGATACCGAAGCCGCAGAAAAGATGGTGACCTCCCACCTGCGTCTCGTCGCGAAGATCGCGATGGGCTATCGCGGCTATGGCCTGCCCATGGCGGAAGTCATTTCCGAGGGCAATGTGGGCCTGATGCAGGCCGTCAAGAAATTCGATCCGGACAAGGGATTCCGTCTGGCGACCTATGCCATGTGGTGGATCCGGGCCGCGATCCAGGAATACATCCTGCGCAGCTGGAGCCTGGTGAAACTGGGCACCACCGCCGCGCAGAAGAAACTGTTCTTCAATTTGCGCCGACTGAAAGGCGAAATGCAGGCGCTGGACGAAGGCGATCTGAAGCCGGAACAGGCCAAGCTGATCGCGGAAAAGCTGAACGTCACCGAAAGCGAAGTCTATTCCATGAATGGCCGGATGTCCGGCTCTGACGCCTCCCTGAACGTGCCGATGGGCACCGATGGCGACATGGAGTGGCAGGACTGGCTGGCCGATGACGAACAGGGCCAGGCCGAGGAATTCGCCGACAAGCAGGAATTCAATGCGCGGATGGAACTGCTGACCTCTGCCATGGAAGATTTGAATGAGCGCGAGCGGCATATCCTGACCGAGCGCCGCCTGTCCGAGGAGCCGAAGACGCTGGAGGAATTGTCGGAAGTCTACAATGTCTCCCGTGAGCGGATCCGCCAGATCGAAGTGCGCGCCTTCGAGAAACTGCAGAAGGCGATGAAGCGGATGGCAAAGGAACAGGGCCTGCCGGCCGGGGCCGCGGGCGCAGCCTAGCGCCGGACCACCTCGCCGCCCCCTGCCGCCGCATCCAGATCCTGCCCCGGCCCGTCGGGTCGGGCCGATACCGTATCCCATTCCAGGCTGGCCGTGACCATGGACCAGGTCTCCTGCTGCCGGGCCCAGGTCGTTACCAGACAGGCCGGACCATCCCGGCCTGCCTGTGACAGGGTGTCGGCCGGCATGAGCGTGATCGCGGTTTCGCAGGCGATACCGCTGCGCGCAGCCGGCACCGGCGCGGCCGAGCAGGTGGCGAGCCTGGGCGGTGGACCGAGTATGGAGCGCTGGCGCACATAACGGCAGGCGGGCGCGGACGGGACAAGCGCGCCGCCGGACAGGGCCCAGTTGGCGAGGCGCCGCGTGGCAGCCTCATCCGCGCCCTGCAGGGTGGCTGGCGCGATTTCCTTGCCGCTCCACACACCCAATTCACGGTTGAGTCCGGCCTGCAAATGGCTGACATCCCGCACCATGGCCGCCCGGTACATGCCGGCTCCGGCTGATAGCGCCAACAGGCTGATTCCCACAGCGAGCAGGATCAGCGCCAACCGGTGTTCCCACAACACGGCCAAAGTTTTCTTGATGTCGCGCATCTGGACCCCCGGAGTCAGCCTGCGATTCGTTTTGGGACGGGACCTCCCTATCTATTTATGATTGCAATCACAATAGGCGTGATTGAATTTTTCGCGTGATTGGGGAAGAAACTCCGGCGCACATGACACCGGTAGCAGTCCTGCTACGTCGTCTCTCCGGCTCCTGCAGGGGGCGAGGCTCAGGCTGTGTCGTCGTGGCCGGAAGCGGCCTCGGGCGCATAGAAGCAGGGCGCCGGCCTTGCGACAGGGCCGTCTACTCAGGGTCTGCGTCCGTCGCCTCAGACTGTCGGTCCGCCTGATCGGCCTTGTCGAGCAATACGCTCTGGTCGAGATAATTGACGTGGAATCCGAGCACTTTCCAGGCTTCCTCGTCCCGTTTCCAGTTGATGGAGATCCTGCCGGGAGAGTGCTCGGTCTCGATGCCGATGACACAATCCGCAAAGGTGCCGGAGCGGGACTTGTCCAGATTGGCGGACGAGCGCAGCGAGCATGTCGGCGTGCCATACTCCGTCACCTGACCGAAATGCTCGATGATCCGCTGAACCTTGTCGATCTGAGGCTGCGTGGCCTCAAAATCCTGCGCATAGATCTCGTCGCCCATCGGGGGCGGCCCATCCTCCATGACGCGCTTGGCAAATTCCAGACTTGCGTCCGAACGCTCCCCCAACGCCGCGAACATCTTCACGCCCCCGCGCACGCAGGTTCCCAGCAGCCCCACGGCCAGCACGATGCCGCCGATGATCCACCAGATCGCACGTGACTTGCGCTTTGGTGGCGTAATTTGGTAATCGGCTGCGCCGTGTTCATTCTGTGTCATGAGACCCCATTCGAATTATCTCGTTCAATACATGTCATGATAGAGACCCGGCCATGCATCTGACAATACAGGTTGATCGGAAAGATGACCCGAGGTTGACGCCTTATCTGTCGATCCGCGAGAAGGATCTGACATCCGGACATGGCGCGCGCTTCATCATTGAGGGCAAGGTGACGCTGGAGACCGCGCTGCGGCGGGGGCGATTCAAGCTGGAAAGCGTGTTCCTGGCTGAAAGCCGGGTGGCGCCGCTGGCGGAATTGCTGGATCTGGTGCCGGAGGATGTGCCGGTTCTGGTTGCGCCGCAGGCGGTGATGGACGCCGTCGCCGGTTTCCCGATGCATCGCGGCGTGCTGGCCTGCGGACTGAAGGGGGAGATTCCGGCGCCGAGGGAGTTTCTTGGTCCTCCCCCGCCTGCGGGGGAGGACAGCCCCCTCCTTCTCCTCTCCGACCTCTCGAACCATGACAATGTCGGCGCATGTTTCCGCAACGCCGCCGCCTTCGGAGCAGGCGCCGTGCTGATGGACGGGCAGTGCTGCGACCGCTCTATCGCAAGGCCATCCGCGTCTCGTCCGGCAGCACGCTCTGGCTGCCCTATGCCCATGGCGGGACAGGCATCGACATGGTGAACGCGGCGAAGGCGGCCGGCTATGAGGTCTGGGCGATGACGCCCCGCATGGACGCTGCGCCACTCACCTCCCTGCCCCGTCCGGACAAGGTCGCCATCCTGCTGGGCGCGGAAGGGCCCGGCCTGCCGGAAGACCTGATCGCCGCCTGTACGCCGGTGCGCATTCCGATGTCAGAAGGGTTCGACAGTGTGAACGTGGCAACGGCGGGCGCAGTTGCGCTGGCGCACCTGTTTGCTGCGACGGCCTAGAATACCCGCGGGCGTTCCGTCTTTTCGACGTGGAGGCCGCATTCGGTCTTCTGCTGGCCGGCCCAGCGGCCTGCGCGCGGATCGTCCGGATTGTCGGATGGCTGGGTGCAGGGCCAGCATCCGATGGACGGATAGCCCTGGGCCACCAGCGGGTGGCGCGGCAGGTTGCGCTGCTTGATCAGCAGGTCAACATCTTCCGGCGTCCAGTTGGCCAGCGGATTGACCTTGTAGCGGCCACTGGCGAATTCGAAGACCGGCAGGCTCATCCGGGCCCCGCCATGGAAGCGCTTGCGGCCGGTGATCCAGGCATCAAACCCTTCCAGAGCCGGCTCCAGCGGACGCACCTTGCGCAGGGCGCAGCAGGCGTCCGGATCGGTCTTCCAGAGATTGTTCTTCGGGTCGAGCACCTTGCGCTCTGTCTCGCTCGGCGGGATGTCCCGCACGCCGGTCAGGCCAAGCTTCTCGATCAGCTCGTCCTTGTAGTCCAGCGTCTGCGGGAAATGCATGCCGGTTTCGAGGAAGATGATCGGCAGGTCCGGTTTCACATCGGCGATCAGGGCCAGCATGGCCACGCTTTCCGCGCCGAAGCTGGACACATAGGTCAGGCTGTCACGCCATTCCCGCACCATGGCGACACGCAGCACCGTCTGCGCCGACGCATCGCGCAGCTCGGTATTCAAGCGCGCGAGGCGGGCTTCCGGCGCTTCGGCCTTGCGAATGGAAATATCGCCATAGGGCATGTGGATCAGCCTTCGTGTCTCTTTCGGTACACCGGCGTCCGTTCACCCGCTGCGGGCTGGTAGACCTCGGAATACTCATTCAGTGCGTTCAGCACTTCATGTAGGTCAGCCCGGTCGGTCTCGTAAGCATCAAAGCCTGAACGGTTCATATAGAATATCTGATCCCGCAGGACGTGTCCGACGGCCCGCAACTCTCCGGTATAGCCGAAACGGCGGCGGAGCAGCTGAGCCTGGGAGTATCCGCGCCCGTCAGTGTATTTGGGAAAACTGATCTCGATCAGCTGGAGACGGTCCAGATGTTCCACCAGTTCATGCGGATCATCGCCCGGCTCCAGCCGCACGCCGATATCGGTGTTGCGGGCCAGGAGCAGGTCCTGCTCGCTGCGGAAGCGCGCCAGCGAAACTGTAATACAGCCACCAGGGGACAGCTCGCCCTCATCCGGCACATGGGCCCAGACATTGTCGATCTCCGTGCCGTTCTTAACCAGCGGCATACAGCGCCTCCTTGAAGGGATCGTGACCCAGCCGGGCCAGAGTCTCGATAAACAATTCGCTCTTGTCGGCGCGCAGGTCGCGATAGGTGTCGACAACTCGTTTCAGGGCGCCCGGCACGTCGTCTGCCTTCAGGCCCGGCCCGGCAATCGCACCGATTGCCGCCTTCTCGTCGGCCCGGCCCCCAAAGGTGATCTGATAGAATTCCTCACCCTTCTTGTCGACGCCGAGAATGCCGATATGGCCGACATGATGGTGGCCGCAGGCATTGATGCAGCCGGAAATATTGATGTGCAGGCGGCCAATGTCTTCCTGATAATCCGGATCGGCAAAGACCTGTTGCACGGCCTGCCCCACCGGAATCGAGCGGGCATTGGCGAGGTTGCAATAGTCCAGGCCCGGGCAGACGATCATGTCCGTGATCAGGCTTTCATTCGCGATGTGCAGACCGGCGGCCTTCAGTTCGCGATAGACATCCGGCAGATCGTCCAGCGCCACATGTGGCAGGACCAGGTTCTGGGCATGGCTGACGCGGATGTCGTCATGGGCATAGGTTTCCGCGAGGTGCGCCACAGTCATCATCTGCGCATCGGTGGCATCCCCGGCAAGGCCGCCCACCGGCTTGAGGCTGATCGTGACGGAGGCATATCCGTCCACCTTGTGGGGATGCAGGTTTACCCGCGCCCAGCGGGCAAATTCCGGATCCTCGGCCTTCAGCGCCTCCACGACCGGCGATGTGGGCGCCTTGGGCGCCAGGGCGGGCGGCGCGAAATAGGCATGGATGCGCTCGATCTCGGCCTGCGGCAGGTCAATCTTCTCATGCGGGCGCTGGGCCGCATATTCCTCTTCGACCAGGCGGCGGAATTCCGCTTCGCCCAGCTCGCTGACAAGGATCTTGATGCGGGCCTTGTACTTGTTGTCCCGGCGGCCGAAGCGATTGTAGAGGCGCATGATGGCTTCGAGATAGTCGAGCAGTTCGGCTTCCGGCACGAACTCGTTGACCAGTGTGGCCAGATGCGGCGTGCGCCCCTGCCCCCCGCCGACATGCACTTCAAATCCGACAACGTCGCCGCGCTTGCGGATGTGCAGGCCGATATCGTGCACACGGATGGCCGCGCGGTCATGTTCGGCTGCGGTGACGGCGATCTTGAACTTGCGCGGCAGGAAGGCGAATTCCGGATGGAAGGTGCTCCACTGGCGGATGATCTCGCACCAGGGGCGCGGATCCATCAATTCATCCTTCGTGGCGCCGGCGAAATGGTCTGAGGTGACATTGCGGATGCAGTTGCCCGACGTCTGGATGGCGTGCATCTCGACCTCGGCCAGCTTGGCCAGCACATCGGGAATATCCTTCAGCGCGACCCAGTTGAACTGAATATTCTGGCGGGTGGTGAAGTGACCATAGCCGCGGTCATAATCCCGCGCGACAATGGCGAGCTGGCGCAGCTGGCGGCCGCTGAGCTGGCCATAGGGAATGGCGACCCGCAGCATGTAGGCATGCAGCTGCAGGTAAACGCCATTCTGCAGCCGCAAAGGCTTGAATTCGTCCTCAAGCAATGTGCCGTCGAGGCGCCGCTCGACCTGTCCACGGAATTGCGCGACCCGCTCGGACACGATCCGGGCGTCAAACTCGTCATATCTGTACATTACGCAGCCTCTTTTGCGTGCGGGATACCGAGCGCCGCTTCCGTGCGGCTGACCCATCTCTCGACGGAGGGAAACTCGGAAAGGTCAAAGCCGCCCTCATGGGCGACGCGCGTATAGGCGACCAGGGCGATGTCGGCCAGCGTCATCGCGTCACCGACCAGCCAGTCCGTATAGGTCAATTGCAGCTCCATCACGCCGAGCGCGCGGCGGCCCTTGGCCAGGAGTTGCGGATCGATCTGGTCGTCCGGGGTCTTGAGATAGTGCTTGTGGAACCGGCGCACGGCGATCGCGGTCTCATGCGAGTACTGCTCCCAGAACAACCAGCTCATCATCTGCGCCCGGGTGAACGTATCCGCCGGAACGAGATCACTGCCGTCCTCTTCGGCCAGATAGAGCATGATGGCGTTGGATTGCGGCAAGGCGCGGCCATCAGGCCAGCGCGCC is a window from the Hyphomonas sp. genome containing:
- a CDS encoding glutathione S-transferase family protein — encoded protein: MPTREITRLTLYGDSISGNCMKPKWTADLLGIPYDWVEVDILQGGTRTEDFLAVNPAGQVPLARWPDGRALPQSNAIMLYLAEEDGSDLVPADTFTRAQMMSWLFWEQYSHETAIAVRRFHKHYLKTPDDQIDPQLLAKGRRALGVMELQLTYTDWLVGDAMTLADIALVAYTRVAHEGGFDLSEFPSVERWVSRTEAALGIPHAKEAA